One Bosea sp. 685 DNA segment encodes these proteins:
- a CDS encoding oligopeptide/dipeptide ABC transporter ATP-binding protein encodes MSTPLLQVRDLKVHFKLRQGVGARGGVVKAVDGVSFDVHAGRTLALVGESGCGKSTTAYAVIGLEQATGGTILFDGRDVTGLKGRDRAALAQEIQIVFQDPSAALDPKMSISDSIAEPLAIAGWSRNDRRRRVIELLDRVGLPAAFSERLPSALSGGQRQRVVIARALALSPRLLILDEPVSALDVSIRSQVLNLLLELQRELDLAYLFISHDLSVVRHLADEAMVLYLGTVAESGPIDAMFEAPRHPYTQALLSAIPLPDPVLQRRREKIILTGDLPSPLSPPPGCPFISRCPIRVEICATARPALKDAQSGTQAACFVRAA; translated from the coding sequence ATGAGCACGCCGCTGCTGCAGGTCCGCGACCTCAAGGTCCATTTCAAGCTGAGGCAGGGCGTTGGCGCCCGCGGCGGCGTGGTCAAGGCGGTGGATGGCGTCTCCTTCGACGTCCATGCCGGGCGCACGCTCGCGCTGGTCGGCGAATCCGGCTGCGGCAAGTCGACCACGGCCTATGCCGTGATCGGGCTGGAGCAGGCGACCGGCGGCACCATCCTGTTCGACGGGCGCGACGTCACCGGGCTGAAAGGCCGTGACCGGGCGGCATTGGCGCAGGAGATCCAGATCGTCTTCCAGGATCCCAGTGCTGCGCTCGACCCGAAGATGAGCATCAGCGATAGCATCGCCGAGCCGCTCGCCATAGCCGGCTGGTCGCGCAACGACCGGCGCAGACGGGTGATCGAACTGCTCGACCGGGTCGGCCTGCCCGCGGCCTTCAGCGAGCGTCTGCCGAGCGCGCTCTCGGGCGGCCAGCGCCAGCGCGTCGTCATCGCGCGTGCGCTTGCCTTGTCGCCGCGCCTCCTGATCCTCGACGAGCCGGTCTCGGCGCTCGACGTCTCGATCCGCTCGCAGGTGCTCAATCTGTTGCTGGAGCTGCAGCGCGAGCTCGATCTCGCCTATCTCTTCATTTCGCACGACCTCTCGGTGGTGCGTCACCTCGCCGACGAGGCGATGGTGCTCTATCTCGGCACGGTCGCGGAAAGCGGGCCGATCGACGCGATGTTCGAGGCGCCGCGGCACCCCTATACGCAGGCGCTGCTCTCGGCGATCCCGCTGCCGGACCCGGTCCTGCAGCGCCGGCGCGAAAAGATCATCCTGACCGGCGACCTGCCGAGCCCGCTCTCGCCGCCGCCGGGCTGCCCCTTCATCAGCCGCTGCCCGATCCGCGTCGAGATCTGCGCAACCGCGCGCCCTGCCCTGAAAGACGCGCAGTCTGGAACCCAAGCCGCCTGCTTCGTCCGGGCGGCGTGA